Within Vicinamibacteria bacterium, the genomic segment GACCCGGGGTTCACCACCAAAGGGGTCGGTGTGGGCACGGGTCTGGGGCTTTCGATCTGCTACAGCATCGTTCATGCTCATCGGGGCACCATCTCGGTGACGAGCGAGCTCGGGAAGAGTACGGAGTTTACCGTGCGACT encodes:
- a CDS encoding ATP-binding protein, with the protein product DPGFTTKGVGVGTGLGLSICYSIVHAHRGTISVTSELGKSTEFTVRLPIAR